A region of the Magnetococcales bacterium genome:
CGTATATTCGTGGGTTTGGGCGTCATAGCCGTAGTTGGCCGCCTTGTTCTCCAGGATTTTGTTGATGACCACCGATCCTTCCTGTCCGGCGTTTTCGGAGATGATCCGGGTGGGCTCCTCCAGGGCGCGGCGAACGATGCGGACGCCAACGCTCTGGTCCTCGCCGTCCACCTTGAGCTTGTCCAGCGCCTTGACGGTACGGAGCAGGGCCACCCCGCCGCCGGGAACGACCCCTTCCTCCACCGCCGCCCGGGTGGCATGGAGGGCGTCATCCACCAGATCTTTGCGCTCCTTCACCTCGATCTCGGTGGCGCCGCCCACATGGATCACCGCCACCCCTCCGGCCAGCTTGGCCAGACGCTCCTGGAGTTTCTCCTTGTCATAGTCCGAGGTGGTCTCCTCGATCTGGGTGCGGATCTGGTTGACCCGGGCCTTGATCTGATCCGATTCTCCGGCGCCATCGACGATGGTGGTCTCCTCCTTGCCGATGAGCACCGACTTGGCCGTGCCCAACATCTCCAGGGTGACGTTTTCCAGCTTGATGCCCACATCCTCGGAGACCACGGTTCCACCGGTGAGAATAGCGATATCCTCCAACATCGCCTTGCGCCGGTCGCCAAAGCCGGGGGCCTTGACTGCGCTCACTTTCAGGCCTCCTCGAAGCTTGTTGACCACCAGGGTGGCCAGGGCCTCACCTTCCACATCCTCGGCAATGATCAATAGAGGCCTGGAGGATTGGACGACGTTTTCCAGTATCGGCAGCATCTGTTGGAGATTTCCGACCTTCTTCTCAACCAGCAGGATGTAGGGATCCTCCAGGTCGCAGACCATCTTGTCCGGGTCGGTGACGAAATAGGGGGAGAGATAGCCCCGGTCGAACTGCATCCCTTCCACCACGTCCAGGGTGGACTCCAGTCCCTTGGCCTCCTCGACGGTGATCACCCCTTCCTTGCCCACCTTGTCCATGGCCTCGGCGATCATTTTGCCAATCTCGGGATCGCCGTTGGCGGAGATGGTCCCCACCTGGGAAATCTCCTCCGACTTGGTAACCTCCTTGGAGAGTTTTTTCAGCTCATCCACCACAGCCTGGGAGGCGGCGTCGATGCCTCGGCGTAGATCCATGGGATTCATGCCGGCGGCCACCGCCTTCATCCCCTCGCGGGTGATGGCCTGGGCCAGCACCGTGGCGGTGGTGGTGCCGTCGCCGGCCGCGTCGGCGGTTTTTGAGGCGACCTCCTTGACCATCTGCGCGCCCATGTTCTCGAACTTGTTTTCCAGTTCGATCTCCTTGGCGACGGTAACGCCATCCTTGGTGATGCGGGGCGCGCCCCAGGATTTGTCCAGCACGGCGTTGCGGCCCTTGGGACCCAGGGTCACCTTGACCGCGTTGGCCAACGTATTGAGCCCCTTCGCCATGGCGGCGCGGGCGTCGGTTCCGAATTTCACTTCTTTGGCAGCCATTGTCGTTTTACTCCTGTTTGGTAACTGAAAGCCGGTTGATCAACCGATCATTCAAGAACGCCCATGACGTCGGTTTCACGCATCATCAGGTACTCCTCGCCATCGAATTTGACTTCGGTCCCGCCATATTTGGTGAACAGAATGCGGTCGCCCGCTTTGACGTCCAGTTTCCGGACCTTGCCGTCATCGCCCACGGCGCCCTTGCCCACGGCGATCACCTCGCCCTGAATCGGCTTTTCCTTGGCGGTATCCGGGATGATGATGCCGCCGGCGCTCTTTTGCTCATCTTCGACCCGCTTCACCAGAATCCGGTCATGCAGGGGGCGAATCTTCGTTTTCATCTCTCGTTTCCTCCTATAGAAATGCTTGTTGGTACGTGTTCTTGAACCAGCACGACGGTGATCACGCCGCTCTGGGTTGAAAGGCCCGGGTCATTTCCGCAACCTTTCTGGCCATCATCATGAATTCGGTGGCCGCCGCCGATTCCGGTTGGCCCAGGACAACCGGAACGCCGCCGTCTCCACCCTCGGAAACCTCCCTGAGCAGAGGCAAACGGGCCAGAACCGCGATCTCCGGAAGAGGTTTGGCGGCGTTGACGAACGGATGGTTGTGATGTCCGCAGGATTCACAGGGCTGCCAGGCCATGTTTTCCACCAGTCCCAGTACCGGCGCTTCCTGCTTGCGGAAAAGATCCTGGGCGCGCCGCACATCGCTCCAGGCCACCTCCTGGGGGGTGGCGACCAGGATCACCCCATCCGTCTTGAGTCGGGACGCCAAGGTCAACTGCGCGTCCCCGGTGCCCGGAGGCAGATCCACGATCAAAAAATCCAACGCGCCCCAACAGGTCTGTTTGATGAACTGAACCAGGGTTCCGCTTACAAGCTGACCCCGCCAATCCAGGGCCTTGCCGGGCGGGATGAGGCTACCGGCGGAGATGAACCGGATGCCGTGCCGCGTGAGAGGCATCAGTTGCTCTCCGGGCAGAACCTCCGGACGTTCGGAGTTGCCCATCATGGTGGGTACGCTGGGGCCATAAATATCCGCGTCCATCAGGCCAACGGAGAAGCCCATCTGACCGAGCGCCGTGGCCAGATTGACTGCAACGGTGGATTTGCCGACGCCCCCCTTGCCACTGCCGACAAAAAGAATCTTCTTGACGCCGTCCACCCCCTCGACGCCCACCTGGGCGCGGCTGACTTCCAGATCGATCTCACCATCGAAAACCAACGCCAACGCCTGTCGCGCCTCTTTTTCAAAGGCGCGGATCTGATCCCTGTCATCGGTTATCAGATGGACCTTCACCCGGGCTATTCCTTCGGAGAGTTCCACCTCCTTGAGGAGATTCAGGGCGTTGATGTTCCATTTCAGTTTGGGTTCGAGCAGCTGATCGAACACTGCCGTGATGCGCTGTTTTGCTTCCATTTCCCTCTCTCCTCAAGCCTCGCTCCGCAACAGGCTGCGGAACGCCTCCGTTTCCGTCTCATGCGTTCGCGTCCACTGGTCCACCAGGGTGGCCAAGCAGTCGTGCAGTACGGGATTGGTCCACATGAGCCGGTTGGTGGCGGTAATGGCGTCGTTGGCCTCATCCACCACGATCAGGCCGTTTTCCCGGGCTTTTTCAATCAGGGTCCACATGCCGGGCTGCCTGTTTTTTACGAATTCTATGAAGCCGTTATCCAGAATCATCTCTTGATCTCCCGCATATTATGTGGCCATTTCCACCGGGTCTTTCCGCTCCAGAACCTTTTGAATGGACCGGATCAGCCGCTCCTTGCCGATGGGTTTGGTCAGATGGCCGTCGCAACCGGCCTCCAGGCTCCGCTCCCGGTGCTCCCGCATGGCGTGGGCGGTCAGGGCCAGAACCGGCGTTTTGGGGCGTTCATGCTCTCTCTCCCAATCCCGGATGGCACGTGTTGCGGCGTAGCCATCCATCACCGGCATCTCCACATCCATCAACGCCAGGTCATAATCGTTTTGGGTAAATTTCAAAAACGCCTCGGCGCCGTCCTTGGCTACATCGATCCTCCAGGGGGATTTTTTCAAAAACGCCTTGATGATCAATCTGTTTTCCGGCGCATCGTCGGCGAGTAGGATCCTGCCTGTCCGACCCTCCGGCAAAGATTCCGCGTCCGGGGCGGGGGTGCTGGCCGGATGATCGGGATCCTTTTTCAGTTGCGCGTCTTCGGCAACGGATTCCAGCGGCCAGAGCAGATGAAAGGCGCTGCCCCGACCAACGGCGCTTTCCAGCCGGATGACGCCACCCATCTTCTCCACCAGTTGCCGGCAGATGGCAAGTCCCAGACCGGTTCCCCCGTACTGACGGCTGGTGGAGGCGTCGCTTTGAATGAAAGGCTCGAAAATGATCTCCCGTTTTTCCTCCGGAATGCCGATGCCGGTGTCGGTGACCGATATCCGAATCTCACGATTTTGAATCCCGACATGGATACGCACTTCCCCCGAAGGCGTGAATTTGATGGCATTGCCGGCGAGATTGAGCAGGATCTGCCGCAACCGGCCCGGATCTCCCATCATCCGTTCCGGAACGTCATCATCCACTTGCCACAAGAGTTTCAGCCCCTTGTCCCGAGCCCGGTGGTTCAGGATGCCCACAGCGTTGTCGATGACCTGCCGCAGGCTCATGGGGCGGCGCTCCATCTCAAACTGGCCGGCTTCAATCTTGGAGAGATCCAGGATGTCGTTCACCAGGGCCAGGAGGCTCTCCCCGGCCCGGTTGATGATCTCGACGTATCCACGCTCCTCTGTAGACAGATTGCCTTCTTTCAGCAGTTCCCCCAGACCGGTGATGGCGTGGATCGGCGTGCGGATCTCATGACTCATGGAGGCGAGAAACAGGCTCTTGGCCCGGTTGGCGGCCTCGGCCAACTCCACCATGGCGCGGCTCTGCTCCGTGATCACCTTCTCCCGGGCTTCGGCGTAGGACTCGAAGGTGACCAGCCCCAGCTTGTCCAGCGCCGTATTAAGACGGATCAGCTCCTGGGCCAGCCGGGCGCGATCGGTGTCGAACGCCTCCTGCAGGATGGGCAGGGCGGCGTCCTTGAGGGAAAAGACGAAAACGGCGGTCTCCGTGGGCGTAAAACCCTGCTTGGCGCGGGAAGCGCTGATTTCCCGCAACAGCTCGACCGCTGCCGCATATTCCGGGGTATGGATATCCTCATGATTTTCGGACCGGAAGGCATCAAGAAGCGCGTCCAGCAGCTCTCCGGCCTGTCCCCGAAGCTGAAGCTCGGTCATCAGCTTCAGGGTACGATTGCCCGGAAGCCCCAGGATGTTCCGTATCCAGGACGCCAGCAGTTCATCCTTTCCGCCGTTTAAAACGTCGGCAAGCGTCCGGCCTTCCTCTTTTTGCGTCATGGCGTTCACGACTCTTCGAACCTCACCTTGATTTTCATTTTCAGAGCAATCCACTGTTGCTTTTTCGGGGAATCCTTACTGTCAGGATCCCATCCTCGAATTCCGTCCGCATGCCTGCCGGGTCCATGTCTTCCGGCAGGGAGATCCGTTTTTCGAATCGGCTGGAAAACTGGCTGCGGCGGGCCATGTTGCCCAAATCGTCATGCTGACTGGTCCGACTTTTTTTTCCGTCGGTTCGGGCGGCGATGTGCAACTGATGGTCCTCTACGGTCACCTCGACGTTGGATTTGTCGCCGCCGGGAAGTTTACCGGTGACGACCACCTCATCATCTTCCATCCGGATCTCGAATCCGGAGATGGAGCTGAATCCAAACCCATCCATGGGCGATGAGAACAATCCTTGTCCGAAGAACGGATCGTTGTTGAACCCGGAGAAGGGGCCGCCGTTGAACATGCGGTTCATTTCCTCCCGCATTGTGTTCATCCGCTCAAAGGGGGCTTGATTGAACTCTTCCCAGAACTCCTTGCCCCATGGATCTGAAAAACCGAGCGGATCGGAACGGTTGCTGTTCAGTGTCGGGCCTGAATCAACCGGCGTTTCTTTTTCCATGGCAGTGGAAAGCCGATGAATGAAGATCCCTTGAACGCCGATAACCACGACCAGCGCCAGGATCAACGCACCCAGCCAGCGCTTGGATCCAGGCGCATCACGCCACTTTTGCATCAAAAGATTCACGGCATTCATGGTTCGCCTCCGTTTTCAAAAGAGCCGGGTCTACCACATTCAAATGAGAGGTTGGCTGATAGCGGTTGGGCATTACTTCGCCTATGGGGTGGTTAATCCGTTTGAACCACTCGGATTCAGGCGATATCCGGATCGTCGTCCACTCCGGATGGGCTTCAAGAAGCTGTCTGTGCAGCGCGTCCGGATCGTCCGTTTCGGCTTTGAACCAGGACCACCGGTTGTTGGCGTAGTTTTCGACGACGACTTTCATGGTGGACCTCCTTCCTGATTTTCTTCTTTCCGGTTGAACGTTGAACTCTCACTGCTCCAGATTCAGGGCCAAGAACAGGGGATCGCCCTCCCGGAGCACTCTGGCCAGAACCGTCTTTGCGCTTCCAATGCTGGCGACGGCTTTTTCATAATCCTGAATTGAGGCGATCATTTTCCGATTCAGATCCACGATCACGTCCTCTTTACGTATGCCGGCCCGGGCGGCAGCTCCGTCGGTCTCCACGCCCACCACCACGACGCCCTTGATCTCCTCGCCCAGGCCCAACTGGCGGCGGATCGGGTCGGTAAGCCCCTTGACCTTGACCCCCAGAGGATCGGTTGATCCGGATGGATCGTTTCGAGCCAGAACCGTCTCCTCCCGGGGCATTTCCGCGATCTTGACCCGGATGGTCTCTTCATCGCCGTTGCGGAGGATTTTTACCGGTACGCTCTGGTCCACGGGTGTGGCGGCGACGATGGCCGGCAGATCGCGCATTTTGTTGATCCGGCGGCCGTTAAATTCCAGAATGACGTCTCCGGCCTTGAGACCGGCCTTTTTGGCTGGGCCGTCTTTCACCGCCTGGGCGATCAACGCGCCGCGCGGTTCATCCAGCCCCAGCGCCCGGGCCAATTCAGCCGTCACCCCCTGGATGCTGACGCCCAGCCAGCCCCGGGTGACGCGTCCGGTATCCTTGAGCTGGGACACCACGCTCTTGGCCATGTTGACCGGAATGGCGAAGCCGATCCCCATGTAGCCGCCGGAACGGGAAAAGATGGCGGTGTTGATGCCGACGACGTTTCCTTCCAGATCAAACAGCGGTCCACCGGAGTTGCCGGGATTGATGGCGGCGTCGGTCTGGAGAAAATCGTCATAGGGACCGTTGCCGATGGCCCGGCCTTTGGCGGAGATGATGCCGGTGGTAACCGTAGCCTCCAGGCCAAATGGATTGCCGATGGCCACCACCCAGGCCCCCACCTTGATGGCGTCGGAATCCCCCAGGCGAGCCACGGGCAGTTTTTGATCCGTTTCGATCCGGATCAGCGCCAAGTCGGTTTTGGGGTCGCTGCCGATAACGCTGGCATCGAACTCCTGTTCGTTCGAAAGACGCACTTTGATCTCGTCGGCCTCTTCGATAACGTGGTGATTGGTGAGGATAAAACCGTCGCCGTCGATGATGAAGCCCGAGCCCATATTGCGGGTCTGGAACTCCCGTTGGGGCATGCGATCCATAAATGGCTTGAAAAACTCCTCGAACGGGCTGTTCTTGAACGGGTTGTGTTGCAACCGGGTTTGACCGCCAAGGATCTTCTTGCTCGTATGGATATTGACCACCACCGGCTTCAGATTCTCCGCCAGCTCGGTCAATTCCGGAACAGAGCGGGCCGAGGCCGGAGCCGCCATCATTGTGAAAACCATGGCCAGTAAAGCCAACAGCGCGACCGCCGTTCCGGATCGTTTGAACGCAATCCACGTTGAGGGAGAAACCAGAGCCGGAAGCTGTTCCGTAGCCGACCGCGTCCATCGGGAAAAGTCCGCGAACACCCGCCATTCCAGTGCCGTCCCTGTGGCGGCGACAATCACCAGGGACAGGCCCACTGCCACGGACGCCACGGTTTCAAAGCCGCGCCGTAACGTGGCGGAAAGCGTTTCCCAGTCCAACAAAGTCCATTCCATCATGATCTCCTCCCTTCCTTACGCTTTTTTTCATTCTCTTTCCGACCGTAGCCCTCCTGATCCCCGTAGTCCGCAAACTCCGCATAGCGTGGATGGGGCTTTTTGGGTGTTTTGGCGTGTTTGATGGGACACCAGCGTTCTTCGGTGCGGCTGGCGATCTCCCGAACATAGGCCAGTACGCCGTTGCCGTATCCGCAGTAGACGCAGTTGAGTTTTTCAATCCAGTGGAGATAGGCCAGCTTGTGCCGGTCGATGACGACGAATTCCGACCGGCTCACGGTTGGAATGCCGTAAATGGGAAAACAGATGGTTTGATACAGGGTTGCCATCAGATCCAGCAGGGCCAGGGGAATGGCCACAGACCAGATGACCGGAGCGGTCAGAAGAAGCCCGATCCGAGATTCCCGCAAGAGGTCCGCCATGGAGGATTGATCCTTCCAATCCTCCCGGATCCAGGGGAGATCCTTTTCGAACAGCTCCCCAAACCCGCCTGAAAAAATGCGCTCGTTTTGGATGGAAAGCCGGATCGGCGAACGCTGGGAGAGGGATTCCCGAAGTCCGGACCATGAGGGGAAATTTTTCAGAATCTCTTCAATACGCGTGCTCGCCATGTCCCAATCCTCCATCAATAACGACCCCGGTTAGGCAACCGGAGGGTCATCAACAAAGGGCCAAGAGCTGGTTCTAGATGGTTGGCGTCAAGTGGACGCCAACCCGTTTACCGCCGTGCCCGAATGGTTGTTGTCGTGTTGGGCCGGCCCAGTGAAAACGTTGGACCGGCCCGGTTGTCATAAAGGGTGCTTACGCCCCGGTACAAACTCCCTTTGCGCGCCTTGACGGTCGCCCTCAATTGACCTGAACCTGGATGGAACGGGGCTTAGCCTCCTCCAGCTTGGGCAGGGTCACCTCCAGTACGCCGTTTGCGTAGGCGGCGGAAATCTTGCCCGTGTCGGTGGTATTGGGCAGTGAGAACGAACGGCTGAACCGTCCGTAGGCCCGCTCCACCCGGTGATAGCTCTCCTTGTTCGCCTCGTCATCGAACTTGCGCTCGCCGGAGATGGTCAACTGCCCGTTGTCGACGTTGACGTTGATGTCCTTCTGCGCCATGCCGGGAACGTCGGCCTTGATGATGATTTGGTTTTCATCCTCCCGGATATCGACCCGCATGGGCCAGGCGGCCATCTGACCGGTGGAACCATCCATATCCTGGTCAAAGAGCCGGTTGATCTCGCCCTGAAGGGTGCGAAATTGCCGAAAAGGATCATAAGAAACGATGCTGGCCATTTTGGACCTCCTTCACTGATTGAGATGTTGTTTGTCGGTGTTGGTGGCCACCTTGCGCAATGAGATAGGAAGCGTTTTTTTGCTTTGCAAGAGGCCGCGCGAAAATTTTTTCATGATTGTGCCTGAATATTGAAAACCCCTGATGCTATAACCAGATGGAATAAAACCATACGTGGGCGCCTGTTTTGAACAGGTCGTCAGGAGCCCTCCAAGGGAGTTTGAAAAGATGTCACATTTCCGAATTTCGCCCCGCCTGATCTGGCTTGTCTTGCTAATTGCCACATTAGCGATCTACTTCCGTCCATTGATTCAGATGACCCTGATCAGTATGTCGGCCACACCCCGGTCCGTGACCGCCAGGGGTGACTTGGCGGCGGATGAAAAAAACACGATCGACCTGTTCAAGGCGACCAAGCCCTCGGTGGTCTATATCACCACCATCCGTCACGTGCGGGATTTCTGGACTCGAAACATCATGCGCGTGCCAAAAGGGACCGGTTCGGGCTTCATCTGGGACCAGTTCGGGCATGTGGTCACCAATTATCATGTTTTGGAAAAAGCGCAGGAGGCCCGGGTCACGCTGGCGGACCAGAAGAGCTATCCGGCGGTTCTGGTCGGGGCCAGTCGGGAACACGACCTGGCCGTGTTGCGTATCGACACCGGCTTTGAACCTCCCGTCCCGGTTTCCATCGGAACCAGCAAGGACCTTCAAGTCGGCCAGAAGGTGTTCGCCATCGGCAATCCCTTCGGGTTGGACCACACCCTGACGACCGGGGTAATTTCCGCCTTGGATCGGAGCATCGACAACGACGCCGGGGGGACCATTGATCACCTGATTCAAACCGACGCCGCCATCAACCCCGGCAATTCCGGCGGTCCCCTGTTGGACAGCGCGGGCCGTCTCATCGGCGTCAACACGGCCATCTACAGCCCATCAGGCGCTTATGCCGGCATCGGTTTTGCCGTACCGGTGGATACGGTCAACCGGGTCGTGCCAGTCCTTATCGCAAAAGGCCGTTATCAACGCCCCAGTCTGGGCGTCACGGCAAATGACGAGGTCAGTCGGCGGATTCTGTCGGAGTTTGATGTGGACGGCGTGCTCGTGCTTGACGTGACATCGGGATCGGCGGCTGAAAGGGCCGGCCTGCGGGCTACGCGAATTCGATACCGGGAAATCATACTTGGCGACGTCATTCTTACGGTTGACGGCAAACCTGTCGCTACTGTCGAAGATCTCCAAAAGCGGATGGGGGATAAATCCATCGGCGATTCGGTGAACCTGACCATCTGGCGGAGAGGAGAGAGGTTGAGGCTTTCAGCCGTTCTTGGAGGAAATTGATTTTTCCGACTGGTTGCGAAGTGCGGTTGGCGTTCCTACCTGATGGATAAAGGAGGTTGCCATGTTTGGATGGAGAGATGAAATTGATGAGAGCAGGATCCTTGCCCGCAAGGCGGGCAATTTCCTGCAAACCGCATTACTGTTCACCGGCATGACCGGCCTGCTGGCCCTTCTGGGGTGGATGCTGGCCGGGGAGGAAGGGGTCTGGTGGAGCCTGATTCTGGCGGTGGTCATCAACCTGATGGCGCCCAGCGTTGCGCCATCACTGATATTGCGTCTTTCCGGAGCCCGTTGGATCGACCCAAGAGGGCGTCCGGATCTCTACCAAACCGTAGCGAACTTGGCGCGTCGGGCCGACCTGGAGAAGGTTCCCCATCTCTATTACATCCCCAGCGCCACCCCCAACGCCATGGCCGTGGGTAGCGGACCGGATGCTGCGGTGGCGGTATCGGACGGTCTGTTGGGTTTGCTCAACGGACGGGAGTTGACCGGCGTGCTGGCCCACGAGATCAGCCATATCAAGAACGGCGATACCCGGGTGATGGCCATGGCCGATGCCTTCCGCCGCCTGACGTTGATGCTCGCCATGTTCGGCCAGCTTCTGGTTCTTCTGACCCTGCCCATTCTGATGCTGGGCGGGGCTGAGATCTCATTGCCGGCGCTGCTGATCCTGATAGCCGCGCCTACGTTGAGCGCACTTTTGCAGTTGGCCCTCTCCCGCACCCGGGAGTTCAACGCCGACCTGGACGCCGCCGCCCTGGCCGGGGATCCCCACGGTTTGGCCTCGGCGCTCAACAAAATCGAGATGCCCCGGCGTGGTTTCTGGAAGCGGATTCTCTTCCCCCTGGGCAATCCGAAAGAACCGGGTTGGCTGCGCACCCATCCGGAAACCCGGGAGCGGATTCACAGGCTCATGGAGTTGTCCAATCCTCGCCCGATCCACAAGGTGGTTCGGCAGGATCCGGCTATTCTCCAGATGCCCGCCCGCCACAGCCGCCCACGTTTTGGCATGGTCTCCGCTTATCGCCCCAGACGGCGGCCAAGCCCTTGGTTACGTTTGGAATGGGTCTAAAAAAAAATATTCACGACCCTCTTGAAACTCGTTTTGGAAAGTGCTATCTAAGAAAATGTCAGGGGCGCATATGGCGCTTCCATCACCCTAAAAGGACACCATTTGAGAGATTTGATACGGAGAGCCTTCAATGTCGACTCAAACCCTCGCCATTCATCGTTCTTCGGATCTGGTCGTACAAGACGGCGGTTCCGGATTCCAAAAATTCCTCCAGCAGGCCATGCAGGCCCCCATCCTGTCCGCTGAAGAGGAATACCAACTTGCCACCCGCTTCCAGGAAAATGACGATCGTGAGGCTGCTCACAAGTTGGTTCACTCCTACCTGCGGCTTGTCCTGAAAATTTCCCGTGAATATCTCAATTACCGCTTGAACCTGCCGGACCTGGTCCAGGAAGGGACCGTGGGCCTGATGCACGCGGTGAAAAAATTCGACCCCAAACGGGGCAATCGGCTCGCCACTTACGCCATTTGGTGGATCCGTGCCGCCATTCACGACTTCATTCTGCGCTCATGGCGCATGGTGAAGATCGCCACCACCCAGCTCAAACGGCAACTTTTCTTCAAGCTGCGTCAAGCCAAGGCTTCCCTATCCCCCCTAAATTGGGATGAAGCTGAAGAGTTGGCGCAAAAATTTGGAACCGACCCTGAGACCATCCTGGAGGTGGATGGCCGGATGAGCGGCGACGACACCTCCCTCAATCAACCGGTTCTGGATGACGCCGGGGAAATGCAGGATCTCATCGCCGATCAGCGTCCCAACCAGGAGTACGAACTGCTCACCAGTCAGCAGAAGGAGCTGATGGGATCCCTGATCCAGCAGGGCCTCGACCGGCTGAACCCCCGGGAGCAGGCCATCATCTGCGAACGGTTCCTGGCCGAAAAACCCGCCACCCTGGACGTTCTGGCCCAACGGTTCAGCGTCAGCCGGGAAAGAATCCGGCAGATCGAAAAGCGCTCGTTGGAGAAGCTGAAGGCGTTCTTCCAAACCGTGCCCGAGGCCCGGGAGCTGGTCATTGACGCCTGATCGTCTTTCCTTGCCTTGTCCTTGAACCGGACATGCGCCTTTGGACTATTCACCCAAAATATCTTGACGCCAAAGGGCTGGTCGCCCTTTGGCGGGAGGCGCTTCTGGCCCAGAAGGTTTTGCGGGGATTGACCCGTGGATACGCCAACCATCCCCAGCTTCACCGGTTCAAGGAACAGCCCAATCCCGTAGGGGCTATCGCCCAATATCTGCGCGCAGTTCATCAAG
Encoded here:
- a CDS encoding M48 family metalloprotease; amino-acid sequence: MFGWRDEIDESRILARKAGNFLQTALLFTGMTGLLALLGWMLAGEEGVWWSLILAVVINLMAPSVAPSLILRLSGARWIDPRGRPDLYQTVANLARRADLEKVPHLYYIPSATPNAMAVGSGPDAAVAVSDGLLGLLNGRELTGVLAHEISHIKNGDTRVMAMADAFRRLTLMLAMFGQLLVLLTLPILMLGGAEISLPALLILIAAPTLSALLQLALSRTREFNADLDAAALAGDPHGLASALNKIEMPRRGFWKRILFPLGNPKEPGWLRTHPETRERIHRLMELSNPRPIHKVVRQDPAILQMPARHSRPRFGMVSAYRPRRRPSPWLRLEWV
- a CDS encoding RNA polymerase factor sigma-32, whose translation is MSTQTLAIHRSSDLVVQDGGSGFQKFLQQAMQAPILSAEEEYQLATRFQENDDREAAHKLVHSYLRLVLKISREYLNYRLNLPDLVQEGTVGLMHAVKKFDPKRGNRLATYAIWWIRAAIHDFILRSWRMVKIATTQLKRQLFFKLRQAKASLSPLNWDEAEELAQKFGTDPETILEVDGRMSGDDTSLNQPVLDDAGEMQDLIADQRPNQEYELLTSQQKELMGSLIQQGLDRLNPREQAIICERFLAEKPATLDVLAQRFSVSRERIRQIEKRSLEKLKAFFQTVPEARELVIDA